ATCAAATTCATATTAAATAAGGTAAAATCTTTAAATAAGTACTCATCTTTTATTCATCAGCGCATATGTTTCAAAGTTGAATATCGATCATTGTATCAATTCATAACATTAACACCTTGTAGATCCCAAGCACTCAAATGTTTGTGAGCAGGACgtacagacagacgggtcgTGTACTAGGTTCTGCGAAAACTCATTAAGTTAAGAAACGGAACTTAATTCCCACATGTCGTAACATTGTATGTTTCTATAAATGATCGCACACCAAAAAGAGTCACATTGAAGAAAACCGTTTAGCTTTAGAGAAATGAATAAGATAGTTAGTTTTAAAACCCCTGGTAGACCCTGGAACAGGACCCTGGAACACAGCCTGGAACCCAGGACCCCGGTAGACCCTGGAACACAGCCTGGAACCCAGGATCCTTGAACCTAGGACCCTGGAACAGGACCCTGGAACCCAGGTCCGTGGAGGTGTGTACTGTCAGTGTTGGAGGTGTGTCCTGTCACTGTTGGAGGCGTGTCCTGTCAGTATTTGAGGCGTGTCCTGTCAGTGTTGGAGGCGTGTCTTATCACAATTTGAGGCGTGTCCTGTCCCTGTTGAAGATATGTCCTTTCCCAGCTGAAGGCGTGTCTAATCATCGTTGGGGGCGTGTCTTCTCTCCTGAGAGATTGTTGACTGTGGGCGTGTCCTAATGTTTCATCCAAACCAATGGTTGGCCATGCAGTCTCTGTTCCAGGGCACAGAGCAGATCCAGCACCACTCACTGGAACACTGCTTCCTCGGACACACCATGTGCATACAAcctcctggaacacacacacacacaaacataaagtaGTCTATGGTTAGGTCAATCGGTAGCAACACAcaagtttcaaaacacaggctttAGGAACCATGAGAACAAAAATTAAGTGGTCaaggaaaaatataaaaaggtctctttatcccatacaattaaaacagaaatgcacttaAGCGGCAGTGACACATGCCGTTACTTTATTGTGGTCCAAAGGTTGAATGAACCTGATCTATTTCGCAAGCTATGACATCGTAAGTGTGactttctctcaccctcttgcaggcaagagcagccttctcaagttttaaagtaatgctgtctatccagtgcaAACGTCATTCCTAAGtaacttttgttgttggcggACCAAATGTCCGCGGTGGTGAACATATGATCCAGGGAGGACTCAAAAATTATTTTGAGCTTCGATTCCATGTCGGTATAACACTTGGTCAGgtaatgggaaaatgttttcctgtcAGATGTTGGCTTGCGAGTCGCAGGTCTTTTACCTAGTATTTTTCTAAATCCGGGCGATTCAATAGTTGGTAGGGGAAGCATGTCTTCTACAATGAACCCTGCAAACcagcctgtctttctgtgtcaccTGCTTCTGCGCTCCAACACTTGAAAAATCCTTCGCACAAGCAGCTACGTCCCTCAAATCGATCGCTATGGCAACGTGCCGAGACAAGCAggcgctgcagacacacaggcaccacgcatgcacgcaccacaACAGATCAGTAATTTACATGCAGGCAAACATGGCTTGGGTAACGCAGGAAAGCCCCTTACTATTGTCTATTAAAGTAGTGTAGTTaccgatattttaaatgtaatgcgttactttacttcGTTACCCCAAAAAGTTATATTGTTACCCCCAACACTGGTTGTGCCTACTGTTAGGCGTCaactatgtgtatgtgtgtgcgtgcgtgtgcggatGCATTACCGTTCTTCTCCACTGGGACTCCGCACTGAGGACAGGGTTTGGTGGTCTCTCTGATGGTGTCGCGAGACGCCAGTTCCCACCGGCTCCTCTGGAGGGCGCCCTCGTCCACCACAAAACACTGAGGCAGAGAGGGCCTTTACCCCAAGgtcactccctctcactctacaCACATTCCAagctcactccctctcactctacaCACATTCATAGGTCACTCCCCTCACTACACACATTCCTAAttcactccctctcactctacaCACATTCATAGGTCAATCCCACTCACTCTACATTCATTTGTATCTTCGGTataattttcataatatgttTCCTTCTGATTTAAAACctctttttcattttaattaattatataAATGTCCTGTACTTTCTGGTGTGAAACACTGACTTTCCCATCTGGATTAGTAAAGTACTTAGTAAAGATTAGTAAAGTAATACTAATCCTCCATTTGGAGTGCAATATTGATTTATCTGATTCACTCCGAACTGTTTAGACAACCTGAGACTTCAGCCAGTAGCCGGTAACTCACCTGCGTAGCTGCGTCCCCAGAGCAGGAAGCTGCCATATGACACTCCCCTTCATGGTACTCTTCCTTACAGTCCCGACAGAACACAagctacacacgcacgcacgtacacaacACATACATCTTATAAGTTGTTTGTATCTGCTTAGTATGTATCTTGTAGTATTTAGTTGGCGTTGTGAATTATCTGTACGTGAAGCATGTAGTGTGTATGATTAAGTGGGTAGTAGTGTTTGTATTATatatgtgtagtatttagtgtttattgtgtgtttattaaatatgtgtgtattattacgtttgtagtgtgtgtatataaatgtagtattttgtgtgtagtgtgcgtgtgtatatgtgtgtagtatTTAGTGTGTagtgttaagtgtgtgtttatcaaATATGTATGTAGTATTTAGTGTGTCTATAtttctgtacatgtgtgtagcatttagtgtgtagtgtgtgtgtatgtgtttgtatgcgtgtggcgAATGTGTGTAGTATTTAGTGtgtagtgtatgtatgtgtgttgtatttggtgtgtagtgtatgtatctgtgtataGTATGTGTTTGTAGTATTtactgtgtagtgtgtgtgtatatgtgtgtgtatgtgtgtagtgagtgtgtagtgtatgtatgtgtgcatagtatgtgtgaatatgtgtgtagtgagtgtgtgttgtgggttcCTACCCCACAGCCCAGGCCGTTGATCTTCTCGCACTCCACTCTCTGGGTGGACGGGGCTTGAGGGATAAGCCCCGCCCCACAGCCTGCCCTCGGACACAAGACCCCGCCCATCTGCAGCAGACACTCCTCTGCTCCGTATCCATGGTAACGCATATactgggaggcagagggagacggggaccttaaggggtcaaCATCATATGgttcaacaaaacaataaataatggATACATAAGCACACTAATGCAAGCACATGcactgtgtgggggtgggtgggtgtgtgtgtgtgtgtgtgtgtgtgtgtgtgtgtgtgtgtgtgtgtgtgtgtgtgtgtgtgtgtgtgtgtgtgtgtgtgtgtgtgtgtgtgtgtgtgtgtgtgtttatgagcagTGTGTGCGTTAagtgtagtatgtgtgtgtgtttgtgtgtcacctGCTCATTCCCGAGGACTCTGAAATGATGAAGCTCCTTAATAAGAGAGTCTGGACACCCagctagaaacacacacacacacacacacacacacacacacacacacacacacacacacacacacacacacacacacacacacacacacacacacacacacacacacacaggtttgaacacacacacacacacacacacacacacacaggtttgaacacaaacaaacacacacacacagacacacatgaacacttTGACTTGCCTTTCCTGGCAGTAATTAATGAATTGaccgtctgcctgtctatctgtctgactTCCTACCTATCTGTCCCGCctatctctctgtcctcccTGTCTGTAGCTCCTACCTGCACATGGCAGTGAGTAGCCAATCAAGGGATGGTGGATGAACTGTCTGTCGTTGAGTCTGGTGAGGCAGTAACCACGGAAACACTCCAGACAGATGACATGACGGTCAGCACACTGGAACACCAGGACCGGACACCtggacagacagggagaaaggcagagagacagtgaaacagagacacagagagggagacaaggagacagatagtagagacagacagagagacatacagacagagagacagacggacaaccagacagggagacagacagttcggcaggcagacagagagacaaacagacaggaagagaaagagagacaggggcaggcagacagacaggtcgacaGTGAGTTGGGCATTGTGTCTACATCAGCGTTCTAAATCTCTTCAGTTTGACAGTGGCCTGAAACAAGGagccagtgtgtgtatgtgttcctgcgtgtgtctgtgcgtgtatgtgtgtgtgttcgtaactgtgtgtgtgtacttagtgtgtttgcgtgtatgtgtgtgtaagtacctgcctttgtgtgtgcgtgtctgtgtatgtatgtacgtgcgtgtacatgtgtgtgtacatgtgtgtgtacctacctgtgtgcgtgtacctgtctgtatgtgtgtgcgtacctgtgtgtgtgtgtgtgtgtgtgtgtgtgtgtgtgtgtgtgtgtgtgtgtgtgtgtgtgtgtgtgtgtgtgtgtgtgtgtgtgtcctcacagcACGTCGGTGCAGGCGATGCAGGCCACCTCCCTGTGGTTGGTGATGAAGAGGGGCAGAGCCACTGACACGTCTTCCTCAGCCGTAGGATGAAGAGCACACTTCAGGTAGAACTCCTGCAGACACACAgctcatcactcactcactcacagctcatcattcactcactcaccgaCAGCTCATCATTCACTCACAgctcatcactcactcactcacagctcATCATTCACTCACAgctcatcactcactcactcacagctcATCATTCACTCACAgctcatcactcactcactcacagctcATCATTCACTCACAgctcatcactcactcactcacagctcatcactcactcactcacagctcATCATTCACTCACAgctcatcactcactcactcacagcccatcactcactcactcaaagctcttcactcactcactcacagcttATAACCCACTCATAGTttatcactcactcacagctgATCACTCACCTCAATAACAATTGAGAGTTTCTCGTTTCACCCCAAAGGAGCTAGGTCCTTTAGCTAGCTAATGGCTACTGAACGGCAGGGAACAGCCTTGCTCATGGACTTAACCCCAGACATCCATGGATTAGTTCAGTTATCAAGCCTCTTACCGCCACGGTGCCGGGGCAGCCCTCCGACTGACAGACGCCATGGATACGGCCTGGGAGCAGCACGTCATCCCAGCATGATggaccctgagagagagagagagagagagagagagagagagagagagagagagagagagagagagagagagagagagagagagagagagagagagagagagagagagagagagagagagagagagagagagagagagagagagagaccctgttAGTAGTATTTAAGGTGATATTGATGTATTGGTATTACTGTGAGGTGATATCAATGTATTGGTAGTATTTGAGGTGATATTGATGTATTACTGTGAGGTGATATTGATGTATTGGTATAACTGTGTGGTGATATTGATGTATTGGTAGTACTTGAGGTGATATTGATGTATTGCTATTACTGTGAGGTGATATTGATGCATTGGTAGTATTTGTGGTGATATTGATGGTGGTAGTATTTGAGGTGATATACAGTAGTTGGTGGTAGTATTTGAGGTGGTGTTGATGTATTGGTAGTACTTGAGGTGATATTGATGTATTGGTAGTATTTGTGGTGATATTGATGGTGGTAGTATTTGAGGTGATATACAGTAGATGGTGGTAGTATTTGAGGTGGTGTTGATGTATTGGTAGTATTTGAGGTGATATAGTTGGTGGTAGTGTTTGAGGTGATATTGAAGTATTGGTATTACTGTGAGGTGGTATTGATGTATTGGTAGTATTTGAGGTGATATTGAAGTATTGGTATTACTGTGAGGTGGTATTGATGTATTGGTAGTATTTGAGGTGATATAGATGGTGGTAGTATTGTGGTATTACCCGGCTGAGCGTCAGAGTGCTCTGTCTACACGCTCCACAGCGAACCCGCAGCTTGCCCGGTCGGACGGCGCCACACACGCTCTTACAGAACACGTAGAACGTCCTGTAACCTAGAGACAGAACCCGGTAACTCAACCCCACACTCTGACAGAACACGTAGAACGTCATGTAACTCAACCCCACACACTGATAGAACAGGTAGAACGTCATGTAACTCAACCCCACACACTGATAGAACAGGTAGAACGTCCTATCCTGGAGACAGAACCCGGTAACTCAACCCCACACTCTGACAGAACACGTAGAACGTCCTATCCTGGAGACTGTTAACTCAAACCCACACGCTCTTCCTGGTCCATCCGGTAGCCAAGCATCTGACCACAGTGGGTTTACTCTACggttacaccccccccccattcctcccCCCGTTCCTCCCCCCGTTCCTCCCAGCATCACAGTGCGGTGATGACACCTTGGTTATCGTCATGCCAACAAAGTGATTTTGTTCATAATGATACAGTGATTAGAGCCCACGACCACACGACCCCGCCCACCTCACGACCCTGTCCACCTCACAACCCCACGACCCCGCCCACCTCACAACCCGACGACCCCTTCCATCCCACGACCCCGCCCACCTCACGACCCCACGACCCCGCCCACCTCACGACCCCACGCACCTCACGACCCCGCGCACCTAACGACCCCACGACCCCGCCCTCCCCAAGACCACACGACCACGCCCACCTCACGACCCCGCCCGACCCACGACCCCACAACCCCGCCTACCATTGGTCTGGCattctgctcctcccccctcctctccgtcctccGCCGGGCTGGGACTGGCAGGGCTGGTTTCCAAGGCGACGGCCAGGCCAGAGCGGTCGGCGTGGAGGTCCAGCCTGGTCAGTCTCTGTCCCGCCCCCTTCTCCTGGAGGCGGAGCCCAGCGTGTGGGCGTGGCAGCACCACGTGGACGGTGCTCTGTTCCGGTAGGTCAGAGGCCTGTTCGGGTCAAGGGTCAAACAGTAACACTTCAGAACTCAGGTTCTGCATTGGGCCAGGTACCTCCACAAGACACTACTGTACCTCCACAAGACACTACTGTACCTCCACAGGACACTACTGTACCTCCACAAGACACTACTGTACCTCCACAAGACACTACTGTACCTCCACAGGACACTACTGTACCTCCACAAGACACTACTGTACCGCCACAAGACACTACTGTACCTCCACAAGACACTACTGTACCTCCACAAGACACTACTGTACCTCCACAGGACACTACTGTACCTCCACAGGACACTACTGTACCTCCACAAGACACTACTGTACCGCCACAAGACACTACTGTACCTCCGCAAGACACTACTGTACCTCCACAAGACACTACTGTACCTCCACAAGACACTACTGTACCTCCATAGGAGACTGCTGTACCTCCACAAGACATTACTGTACCTCCACAAGACACTACTGTACCTCCACAAGACACTACTGTTCCTCCACAAGCCACTACTGTACCACCACAGGTCACTACTGTACCTCCGCAAGACACTACTGTACCTCCGCAAGACACTACTGTACCTCCATAGGAGACTACTGTACCTCCGCAAGACACTACTGTACCTCCACAAGACACTACTGTACCTCCACAAGACACTACTGTACCTCCATAGGAGACTGCTGTACCTCCACAAGACATTACTGTACCTCCACAAGACACTACTGTACCTCCACAAGACACTACTGTACCTCCACAAGCCACTACTGTACCACCACAGGTCACTACTGTACCTCCGCAAGACACTACTGTACCTCCGCAAGACACTACTGTACCTCCATAGGAGACTACTGTACCTCCACAAGACACTACTGTACCTCCACAAGACACTACTGTATTTCTCCCTTTGGGGTCTGGAAGAGCCCCTGAGGGCTCAGCCTCAGCTGGGTCTCACCTGCAGGGTGTCCCCGTCCTGGAGCTCGCGGCCAGCGAAGAGCAGCCTCAGAGGCCCAGCAGCAGGGAGCCCCTGCTGCTGGGCCACCAGCGCCTTCAGCTCGCCCACACTGGAGCCCgcgtccacctccaccgccacgcccGGACCCGAGTTAAAACGAACAAagactgggggggagagagagagagagagagagagagagagagagagagagagagagagagagagcgagagagagttttATATATTCAGATGTTGTAATGatgttgttatattatatttccTTTTAAGAGAGCACTAACTCTAAAGGTAACCAGATACAAACCGATATTACCcatatctgcctctctctctctcttatatatatatatatgtctgttGTATTCTCTACTCTGCTCTCTTCTTCTCTATCACCTTCTGTATATATTATCTGCTATTTCAGAGTCATTTGAATAAACCATCCCTAGTTTCGCTTCAGAGACACCGGATAGAAAGGACTACACAACCTATCGTCTCCTTGGCAGAATGTATTGCTGACTTTGAGTCAGTTTATGTTTGAGTCGGTTTGAGTTTGATTCATTTTGAGCAAGTGTCAGTGCAGCCCACTTCGGGAGCAGAGTAAACTCAGAGGTCGTTCTACATGTCCAAAGCGACAaacacccattcatgcacacattctctcacaccgacggcggagtcaaccacgcaaggcaaAAGCCAGCACGTCAGAAGCTGTCAGGGTGAGGGGGTCTTGcttagggacacctcgacacgctAGGAGCAGCAGGGGATCGAattagcaaccttccggttacaaacACACTGCGCGTTTTTCGAGACAGAAGATATAAGACTATACTCGTTAAGAGACTCTTCTATCTTCTGTCAGGCTACGTACCCAGCATTGCGGGCGTCAGCCGGGTCGCCGTCCTTCATGTGCGGGTCAGACCATGGTCAGACGGAGACACAGCGGTTGTAGTCCATACGGTGACGTCGAGCCGGACATTGTGGGAGATGTAGTCCATACGGTGACATCGAGCCGGGCATTGTGGGAGATGTAGTCCACATGGTGTCCACCTGATCTTTGTACGGCGGTGCACGGGGCTGTTGCTTGTACCAAAGAAGCGCAACGTTTGAACAGAATAACAAAAGACCGTGCCACCACATAGATGTCAATCTACGTGTGTGGTTCTATTATCTAAACTATGATTTGTTCGGTTATTATCCTCCATTAGCacgttaaaatatatatatatatatatatatatatagacaagTCTGACGTCACACCGGAAAGAGGGAGACTGACGCCTCCGGAAATGGATATGTTTATGAATTTTAATAACTTCTTTGcatttttctttgtattttttttccgCAGCAAGCGATGCGGCGTTCCAGGCCGTCATCAAACAGTCGGGGGATAAATTGGTGATAAAAGTTGAATCGGACTCTCGGGTCGCGGTGCATCATGCAGCAGTCCGACGGTAAGAGCTCCGGAGGCGGCGGGCTGGACGGCTGTCTCCTGCATCACCGGACCGAGGCGGCCGGCGGGACGTGCATCGGAGACAGGGTGAGAATCCCCGTAAAATGTCCCCGTATTTCATCCATTCAGTTCGTTAAGTCGCAGGTTAAGGTGGGCTGGAGGGGCTCGTATCTCCCCAGTGTGCAGCGAGAGAAAGCAGGGCAGCGCTGGAGAACTACATTCTGGGTCATAATAACTGGGTTATGTTTGATTACCATACGGCTCGGTG
Above is a window of Gadus morhua chromosome 15, gadMor3.0, whole genome shotgun sequence DNA encoding:
- the prkn gene encoding E3 ubiquitin-protein ligase parkin gives rise to the protein MLVFVRFNSGPGVAVEVDAGSSVGELKALVAQQQGLPAAGPLRLLFAGRELQDGDTLQASDLPEQSTVHVVLPRPHAGLRLQEKGAGQRLTRLDLHADRSGLAVALETSPASPSPAEDGEEGGGAECQTNGYRTFYVFCKSVCGAVRPGKLRVRCGACRQSTLTLSRGPSCWDDVLLPGRIHGVCQSEGCPGTVAEFYLKCALHPTAEEDVSVALPLFITNHREVACIACTDVLCPVLVFQCADRHVICLECFRGYCLTRLNDRQFIHHPLIGYSLPCAAGCPDSLIKELHHFRVLGNEQYMRYHGYGAEECLLQMGGVLCPRAGCGAGLIPQAPSTQRVECEKINGLGCGLVFCRDCKEEYHEGECHMAASCSGDAATQCFVVDEGALQRSRWELASRDTIRETTKPCPQCGVPVEKNGGCMHMVCPRKQCSSEWCWICSVPWNRDCMANHWFG